One region of Zootoca vivipara chromosome 7, rZooViv1.1, whole genome shotgun sequence genomic DNA includes:
- the TMEM53 gene encoding transmembrane protein 53 has translation MGSKELGCVVELPPTPWERNADSGAAKRSKGNLPVVILLGWAGCKDRYLQKYSTIYLQEGCVVIRYTAPWRLIFFSESFGINSLQNLAKKLLELLFDYKVETKPLLFHVFSNGGVMLYRYIVELLHTHKQFQHLRVVGTVFDSAPGRKNLRGALGALSVVLSSYNVCVKYALLLTFAVLVVTWRMVLYPVTRFVHESHYDAMLKQLSRWPELYLYSKVDSVIQASDVENMIEARKQHQVLVKAVDFVDTDHVNHLRAYPTLYTTHCTSFMYNCIGST, from the exons ATGGGGTCCAAGGAGTTGGGGTGCGTAGTGGAGCTGCCCCCGACCCCGTGGGAGAGAAATGCTG atTCCGGTGCTGCAAAGAGAAGTAAAGGCAATCTGCCCGTGGTGATACTGCTTGGGTGGGCTGGCTGCAAGGATAGGTACCTGCAGAAATACAGCACCATCTACCTTCAGGAA GGATGTGTAGTGATCCGCTATACGGCTCCTTGGAGATTGATTTTCTTTTCAGAATCCTTTGGTATAAATTCCCTGCAGAACTTGGCAAAGAAGCTGCTGGAGCTCCTCTTTGACTACAAAGTAGAGACGAAGCCCCTGCTCTTTCATGTCTTCAGCAATGGAGGTGTCATGCTGTACCGCTACATTGTGGAACTTCTTCACACTCACAAGCAGTTCCAGCATCTAAGGGTGGTGGGTACTGTGTTTGACAGTGCTCCTGGCAGGAAGAACCTGAGGGGTGCGCTTGGTGCCCTCTCAGTTGTCCTATCGTCATACAATGTATGTGTTAAGTATGCCCTTTTACTGACATTTGCAGTTCTGGTGGTGACATGGCGGATGGTACTGTATCCTGTGACCCGCTTTGTACATGAGAGCCACTATGATGCCATGTTGAAGCAACTCTCTAGATGGCCTGAGCTATACCTCTACTCCAAGGTGGATTCTGTTATTCAAGCAAGTGATGTGGAGAATATGATAGAGGCTCGGAAGCAGCATCAGGTTCTTGTTAAGGCTGTGGACTTTGTGGACACTGATCATGTCAACCACCTGCGAGCATATCCCACCTTATACACAACTCATTGTACCTCCTTTATGTACAATTGCATTGGGAGCACTTAG